In the genome of Gammaproteobacteria bacterium, one region contains:
- a CDS encoding cytochrome c oxidase assembly protein subunit 15, producing the protein MNRITFARFTAFVTALALCVIVFGAYVRLSDAGLGCPDWPGCYGQLVAPTSQSAIDKANEVHPARPVHTAKAWKEMVHRYLAGSLGLAICTVAVMAWRGRRRGLPVVLPTMLVAIVVFQALLGMWTVTLLVNPAIVTLHLAGGMTTLALSWWLSLRQGRWFVPSPIQFSRLRPWVVIGLGLVVLQILLGGWTSTNYAAMACPEFPTCHSNSWWPAANFSEGFVLWRPFGVNYEFGILDSPARTAIHLAHRLGALTVLLYVATLAVVFIRVARLAVHRRLGGAVLVILLVQIGLGITNVLAQLPLMVAVAHNGGAALLLLAVVSLLHLVSRANSHDEEGRSQ; encoded by the coding sequence GCCTATGTTCGGCTGTCCGATGCTGGGCTAGGGTGCCCAGATTGGCCCGGTTGTTACGGCCAACTGGTTGCACCGACCTCGCAGAGCGCGATTGATAAGGCGAATGAGGTACACCCGGCACGCCCAGTCCACACTGCCAAGGCGTGGAAGGAGATGGTGCATCGCTATCTTGCCGGTAGCCTGGGGTTGGCCATCTGCACGGTGGCCGTTATGGCTTGGAGAGGACGGCGGCGTGGTCTTCCCGTTGTTCTGCCGACGATGCTTGTTGCCATTGTTGTTTTTCAGGCGCTACTCGGGATGTGGACCGTAACGTTATTGGTCAATCCCGCTATTGTTACCCTTCACCTGGCTGGAGGGATGACTACTTTGGCGTTGTCTTGGTGGTTGAGTCTTCGCCAAGGACGGTGGTTCGTGCCATCGCCAATTCAGTTTTCTCGCCTACGTCCCTGGGTAGTTATTGGCTTGGGATTGGTTGTTCTTCAGATACTTTTGGGAGGGTGGACCAGTACCAATTATGCGGCGATGGCTTGTCCTGAATTCCCGACCTGTCACAGCAATTCGTGGTGGCCTGCGGCAAATTTCAGTGAGGGGTTTGTCCTATGGCGGCCGTTTGGGGTTAATTACGAATTCGGTATTTTGGATAGTCCGGCGCGGACAGCTATCCATCTTGCACATCGTCTCGGTGCGTTAACGGTACTACTTTATGTGGCGACGCTCGCCGTTGTATTCATCCGGGTTGCCCGTTTAGCGGTGCATCGGCGTCTTGGGGGAGCGGTCCTGGTAATTCTCTTGGTGCAGATTGGGCTAGGTATTACCAATGTGCTTGCACAGTTGCCGTTGATGGTGGCGGTTGCACACAATGGTGGTGCGGCGTTATTACTCTTGGCGGTAGTTAGCCTGCTTCACCTTGTGTCACGCGCTAATTCTCACGACGAAGAGGGGAGGTCTCAATGA
- a CDS encoding protein SCO1: MKGMRWLPIVVAGLALVAGIWLSSTRLMTQEQTPAAPRALPTPSHAGTMLVPPRELGDFALTDTEGAPFTRQSLRGHWTLLAFGYTTCPDVCPTMLHTFVDIQKRLQGMKLSDAMPRFVFVSVDPERDDLVRLKGYLNYFSPTFLGATGPHPALQKITSQLGILYQRVGQDAGYLVDHSATILLLDSQARLKAVFSAPHQPEVITGDLMGILGKN, translated from the coding sequence ATGAAGGGGATGAGATGGTTACCCATAGTAGTAGCAGGATTGGCCCTGGTAGCGGGTATCTGGTTGAGCAGTACCCGGTTAATGACGCAGGAGCAAACACCTGCTGCCCCGCGAGCCCTTCCTACGCCTTCTCATGCTGGGACGATGCTGGTGCCTCCGCGAGAATTGGGCGATTTTGCGCTCACCGATACTGAAGGCGCGCCGTTTACCCGTCAATCACTGCGCGGACATTGGACTTTGTTGGCGTTTGGCTATACCACTTGCCCCGATGTCTGCCCAACGATGCTCCATACTTTCGTTGACATCCAAAAGCGTTTGCAGGGGATGAAACTTAGTGATGCGATGCCGCGCTTCGTCTTCGTTTCGGTAGACCCAGAACGGGACGACTTGGTACGTCTAAAAGGGTATTTGAATTATTTCAGCCCGACTTTTCTCGGTGCTACCGGTCCCCATCCCGCGTTGCAAAAGATTACCAGTCAGCTTGGTATTCTTTATCAGCGGGTAGGTCAAGACGCGGGATATTTAGTTGATCACTCGGCGACAATCCTATTATTGGACTCGCAGGCGCGCCTCAAAGCTGTCTTTAGCGCACCCCACCAACCCGAGGTAATTACTGGCGATCTGATGGGCATATTGGGAAAGAATTGA
- the argA gene encoding Amino-acid acetyltransferase, with product MPSLPVYSQPETIVASLRSALPYINAHRGRTFVVVLSGETIQDDTFPHLIQDLALLGSLGVRLVLVHGARPQIEARLRARGVELHYEHGLRVTDEVALACVLEATGSVRARVEALFSLGLANSPMAGARIRVTSGNFVTARPLGVRNGIDYRHTGEVRRVDIESLNRHLDGQDIVLLPPIGYSPTGEIFNLSAEEVATTTAAQLSADKLVLLVEGPGVTDQNGKLIPQLTLEEAEELLRHPEGLTEHLTGQIAGAAYALRHGVGRIHLVSRHTDGALLLELFTRDGHGTLIDRGGYDDLRAATVDDVGGILELIAPLEAQGVLVRRTRERLETEVDQFVVAERDGTIIGCATLYPFPEERLGELACLAVHPDYRRQRRGDLLLTYLERLAMAQGIRRLFVLTTHTAHWFQERGFEPASVEDLPVARQALYNWQRNSKVFLKELV from the coding sequence ATGCCTAGTCTTCCCGTGTATTCTCAGCCCGAAACGATCGTGGCCTCTCTGCGTAGTGCCCTGCCCTACATCAATGCCCACCGTGGCCGTACTTTCGTGGTAGTACTGAGTGGCGAGACGATCCAGGACGATACATTCCCCCACCTGATCCAGGATCTGGCCCTGTTGGGCAGCCTCGGGGTACGTTTAGTACTGGTTCACGGGGCGCGACCGCAGATCGAGGCACGGCTACGTGCTCGCGGGGTGGAGTTGCACTATGAGCATGGGTTGCGCGTCACAGATGAGGTCGCTCTGGCCTGCGTGTTGGAGGCCACGGGTAGTGTGCGGGCGCGGGTTGAGGCCCTGTTCTCACTCGGGCTTGCCAACTCCCCCATGGCAGGGGCGCGGATCCGCGTGACCTCGGGCAATTTTGTCACTGCCCGTCCGCTGGGAGTACGCAACGGTATCGATTATCGGCACACCGGTGAGGTACGCCGGGTCGATATCGAGTCCTTGAACCGACACCTAGACGGACAAGACATCGTACTACTCCCGCCTATTGGCTATTCCCCTACCGGTGAGATCTTCAATCTGAGTGCCGAAGAGGTGGCCACTACCACGGCCGCACAACTCTCCGCCGATAAGCTGGTGCTACTGGTGGAGGGTCCCGGCGTGACCGATCAGAACGGGAAACTTATCCCCCAGTTGACTCTCGAAGAAGCCGAGGAATTGCTACGCCACCCAGAAGGTTTGACGGAACACCTGACGGGTCAGATCGCGGGAGCGGCCTATGCCCTGCGTCATGGCGTAGGTCGGATCCACCTGGTGAGTCGTCACACGGACGGGGCACTACTGCTGGAACTTTTTACCCGTGATGGCCACGGAACCCTCATCGATCGTGGCGGTTATGACGACCTCCGTGCCGCTACGGTCGATGACGTGGGGGGGATCTTGGAACTCATTGCCCCCCTGGAGGCCCAGGGGGTGCTAGTACGCCGCACCCGAGAACGGCTGGAGACCGAGGTGGACCAATTCGTGGTAGCGGAACGCGACGGGACCATCATCGGTTGCGCTACCCTCTATCCCTTTCCCGAAGAACGGTTGGGAGAGCTTGCCTGTCTGGCGGTACACCCCGATTACCGTCGCCAGCGACGGGGTGACCTCCTGCTCACCTACCTCGAACGTCTAGCCATGGCCCAAGGCATCCGACGTCTCTTCGTACTCACCACTCACACCGCCCACTGGTTTCAAGAGCGAGGCTTCGAACCCGCCTCGGTCGAGGATCTGCCCGTGGCACGTCAGGCACTGTACAACTGGCAGCGCAATTCCAAGGTGTTTCTCAAAGAATTGGTCTGA